A portion of the Candidatus Effluviviaceae Genus I sp. genome contains these proteins:
- a CDS encoding glycosyl hydrolase 53 family protein, translating into MISRLLAGMLVCASAGAALAAPLTFTVDMAIMHSFGQFNPAADLVVLRGTMNGWSGNADALADADGDLVFEIVKDLAPGTHAYKFVLVRGGSERWEHSIPDRMVTVGSEPASLPPVFFDHRAGWMPGGTRTGADLSFTPRLVSLGAQYRVGGEPVDLLGACADAGYGIVRLRLWHTPAEPWHGLDATVAFAREAKARGLDLMLDLHYSDTWADPGHQTKPAAWEGIPFEALVDSVYAYTNAVVRRFRDAGALPEYVQIGSEISAGMLWDDGRVGWAGSEWDTGEQWDRFAALVSAGVAGARGSLAPSERPAVVVHFDHGGNNAGCRWFFDNLLARGVAFDAIGLSYYPWWHGEIWRLRDNLVDLAVRYGREIMIVEAGYPWTLDWQDDTPNFVGSESQLHAGYPATPEGQLAFLRDVVTIAEATPGGLGTAVLYWEPGFLAVEGGPENPYENLTLFDFEGDALPGFRFGAR; encoded by the coding sequence ATGATCTCGCGGCTGCTCGCCGGCATGCTCGTCTGCGCGTCCGCCGGCGCCGCCCTGGCCGCCCCCCTCACATTCACCGTGGACATGGCCATCATGCACTCGTTCGGGCAGTTCAACCCGGCGGCCGACCTCGTGGTGCTGCGGGGGACGATGAACGGCTGGTCGGGGAACGCCGATGCCCTCGCGGACGCCGACGGCGACCTCGTGTTCGAGATCGTGAAGGACCTCGCGCCCGGGACGCACGCGTACAAGTTCGTGCTCGTGCGCGGCGGGTCCGAGCGCTGGGAGCACTCGATCCCCGACCGGATGGTCACGGTCGGTTCGGAGCCGGCGTCGCTTCCGCCGGTCTTCTTCGACCATCGGGCGGGCTGGATGCCGGGCGGCACGCGGACGGGGGCGGACCTCTCGTTCACGCCGCGGCTGGTCTCGCTCGGCGCGCAGTACCGCGTGGGCGGCGAGCCGGTGGATCTGCTCGGCGCCTGCGCCGACGCCGGCTACGGGATCGTGCGCCTGAGGCTCTGGCACACGCCCGCCGAGCCTTGGCACGGGCTCGACGCGACGGTCGCGTTCGCGCGGGAGGCGAAGGCGCGCGGACTCGACCTCATGCTCGACCTGCACTACTCGGACACATGGGCCGACCCGGGCCACCAGACGAAGCCCGCCGCGTGGGAAGGCATCCCGTTCGAGGCGCTCGTGGACTCGGTGTACGCGTACACGAACGCGGTCGTGCGGCGGTTCCGCGACGCGGGCGCGCTGCCGGAGTACGTGCAGATCGGCAGCGAGATCTCGGCCGGCATGCTGTGGGACGACGGGCGGGTCGGATGGGCGGGAAGCGAGTGGGACACCGGCGAGCAGTGGGACCGCTTCGCCGCGCTTGTGTCGGCGGGCGTCGCAGGAGCGCGGGGCAGCCTGGCGCCGTCGGAGCGGCCGGCCGTCGTCGTGCACTTCGACCACGGCGGCAACAACGCCGGGTGTCGGTGGTTCTTCGACAACCTCCTCGCGCGCGGCGTTGCGTTCGACGCGATCGGGCTTTCGTACTACCCGTGGTGGCACGGCGAGATCTGGAGGCTGCGCGACAACCTCGTGGACCTCGCGGTCCGGTACGGCCGCGAGATCATGATCGTCGAGGCCGGCTACCCGTGGACGCTCGACTGGCAGGACGACACGCCGAACTTCGTCGGCAGCGAGTCGCAGCTTCACGCCGGCTACCCCGCGACGCCCGAGGGACAGCTCGCGTTCCTGCGGGACGTCGTCACGATCGCCGAGGCGACGCCCGGCGGGCTCGGGACGGCGGTGCTGTACTGGGAGCCGGGGTTCCTTGCCGTAGAGGGCGGGCCGGAGAATCCGTACGAGAACCTGACGCTGTTCGACTTCGAGGGCGACGCGCTGCCGGGGTTCCGGTTCGGCGCGCGGTGA
- a CDS encoding (Fe-S)-binding protein — protein sequence MARRTGPGPELLKRREAAAKCRSCGTCRSVCPVFAEVGLESAVARGKVALIRAVLDGRLGLTDVFDEKIQLCLNCKTCVAECPNDVRVDDLVLAARADLAASGRLPLVKRVVFRQLLRRGRLLPPVGRIAAWVQRWVLRGLPPTSPLRLLLPAVGMDRHRVFPEFAPRSFLENAPEVVRATGRPPAAPLVTNPSAGGYAPQAGRDRIAREARRVAYFVGCATNLIYPETGRAIVSALAASGVDVVLPRGQACCGTPVMNAGDFVTARELARRNIAMFKDLGVDAVITGCASGGLAFKREYEELLGIEGGFPLPVYDCAEFIARRGAAGLAAAGADGATPAIGTRGRRLRVTYHDPCHLSRGQGVTLEPRAILRALPGVEFVEMADADRCCGGGGTFNLAYYETAKAIARRKVEAIRAANVDVVATACPVCLMQLRDMVAQAGVRVEVMHVADVMALAEGRSGG from the coding sequence GTGGCCCGACGGACAGGTCCCGGTCCCGAGCTCTTGAAGCGCAGGGAGGCCGCCGCCAAGTGCAGGAGCTGCGGCACCTGCCGCTCGGTGTGCCCCGTCTTCGCGGAGGTCGGCCTCGAGAGCGCCGTGGCGCGCGGTAAGGTCGCGCTCATCCGCGCGGTGCTCGACGGGCGGCTCGGCCTCACCGACGTCTTCGACGAGAAGATCCAGCTCTGTCTGAACTGCAAGACCTGCGTCGCCGAGTGCCCGAACGACGTGCGCGTGGACGATCTCGTGCTCGCCGCGCGCGCCGACCTCGCAGCGTCGGGACGCCTGCCGCTCGTCAAGCGGGTCGTGTTCCGCCAGCTTCTGCGGCGCGGCCGGTTGCTCCCGCCCGTCGGGCGGATCGCCGCGTGGGTCCAGCGGTGGGTGCTGCGCGGGTTGCCGCCGACGAGCCCGCTCCGACTGCTCCTTCCCGCGGTCGGCATGGACCGACACCGCGTGTTCCCCGAGTTCGCGCCGAGGTCGTTCCTCGAGAACGCGCCCGAGGTGGTGAGGGCGACGGGGCGGCCGCCCGCGGCGCCGCTCGTCACGAATCCGAGCGCAGGCGGGTACGCGCCTCAGGCCGGACGGGATCGCATCGCTCGCGAGGCCAGGCGCGTGGCGTACTTCGTGGGCTGCGCGACGAACCTCATCTACCCGGAGACGGGCCGCGCGATCGTGAGCGCGCTCGCCGCGTCGGGCGTGGACGTCGTGCTGCCGCGCGGGCAGGCGTGCTGCGGGACGCCCGTGATGAACGCGGGCGACTTCGTGACGGCGCGGGAGCTGGCTCGCCGGAACATCGCGATGTTCAAGGACCTCGGCGTGGACGCGGTGATCACGGGCTGCGCGTCGGGCGGGCTTGCCTTCAAGCGCGAGTACGAGGAGCTCCTGGGGATCGAAGGCGGGTTCCCGCTGCCGGTGTACGATTGTGCGGAGTTCATCGCGCGGCGCGGGGCGGCGGGCCTTGCGGCGGCCGGGGCCGACGGGGCAACGCCTGCGATCGGGACACGCGGCCGGCGGCTCCGCGTCACCTACCACGACCCGTGCCACCTCTCGCGCGGCCAGGGCGTCACGCTCGAGCCGCGGGCGATCCTCCGCGCGCTGCCGGGCGTCGAGTTCGTCGAGATGGCCGATGCCGACCGATGCTGTGGCGGGGGAGGCACGTTCAATCTCGCGTACTACGAGACGGCGAAGGCCATCGCGCGCCGGAAGGTCGAGGCCATCCGCGCGGCGAACGTGGACGTCGTCGCGACGGCATGCCCGGTGTGCCTCATGCAGCTTCGCGACATGGTAGCGCAGGCGGGGGTGCGGGTCGAGGTGATGCACGTGGCCGACGTGATGGCGCTGGCAGAGGGGAGGAGCGGAGGATGA
- a CDS encoding FAD-binding oxidoreductase, protein MPPGVREALASTGVGVEERAGRVMALPADASGAAAVVRLARERGWVVAPAWARAEALTRPPVVVSLERMAAITEVLPADLMAVVEAGVTAGALEERLREHAMFWPVSDEAAPDEAVGDILARAPGNWTRRGNLVRRYVLGLDAVLADGEVARTGSRTVKCVTGYDLKQLFIGSRGALGIVVSAVLRLEADGRREAIREAYARDFAGLAAAAAMGGSAAKESGGGSPRSGAAAGGLTILARLKAELDPDGVFPPLDALFGADALPGGRG, encoded by the coding sequence GTGCCTCCGGGCGTGCGCGAGGCGCTCGCATCCACAGGCGTCGGGGTCGAGGAGCGCGCGGGCAGAGTCATGGCTCTGCCCGCCGACGCGTCAGGCGCGGCCGCGGTCGTGCGGCTGGCCCGCGAGCGCGGGTGGGTCGTCGCGCCGGCGTGGGCGCGGGCGGAGGCGCTGACACGCCCGCCGGTCGTCGTCTCGCTCGAGAGGATGGCCGCGATCACGGAGGTCCTCCCGGCCGATCTCATGGCCGTCGTCGAGGCCGGCGTGACGGCCGGGGCGCTCGAGGAGCGTCTGCGGGAGCACGCGATGTTCTGGCCGGTGTCCGACGAGGCCGCGCCGGACGAGGCCGTGGGCGACATCCTCGCCCGGGCGCCGGGCAACTGGACGCGCCGCGGGAACCTCGTGCGCAGGTATGTCCTCGGGCTCGACGCGGTGCTCGCCGACGGCGAGGTGGCGCGCACCGGATCGCGGACCGTCAAGTGCGTGACGGGCTACGATCTCAAGCAGCTCTTCATCGGCTCGCGGGGCGCGCTCGGGATCGTCGTGTCGGCGGTGCTGCGGCTTGAGGCCGATGGGCGGCGCGAGGCGATCCGCGAGGCGTATGCGCGGGACTTCGCGGGGCTGGCGGCGGCGGCGGCGATGGGCGGCTCGGCGGCGAAGGAGTCCGGCGGCGGCTCGCCGCGCTCCGGCGCAGCGGCCGGCGGCCTCACGATCCTCGCGCGACTCAAGGCCGAGCTCGACCCGGACGGGGTCTTCCCGCCGCTCGATGCGCTGTTCGGGGCGGACGCGCTTCCAGGGGGAAGGGGGTGA